From the Odontesthes bonariensis isolate fOdoBon6 chromosome 9, fOdoBon6.hap1, whole genome shotgun sequence genome, the window ccttgtaaaaaaaaatctctcttgATGAACTGAATCATGTTCTGAAATAATCTGACGTTTTGCAAAGGCAGTCTCAGGTTTTAcctcattttttgtttgtttatcagtCATGAATTTGCTCCAAATCTAACTGAGACCATATTGCCTTGGCTCCATTTTCTTGCCTTGTCTCTGCAGGCCAACCTCGCTCTGTCGCCCACTGCTCTGCTGCCTTCACCCAAGAGCCCTGAGCTAAAGCTGCAGCCGGCACCGTTGTCCCCCACCACACCCTGCAGCCCACTGAGCCCCACTCTGCGACTGCCACATCAGTCCAGCGAAGAGGAGGACCCCATCAGCTTCGACAGCCCCCCTGAAGGCACTCCACTGCCGAGCTTCAACAAAGTGAATGCAACTGCACAATTCACATCAGTCCGACAATACTAAGGCCACACAGACGTTTGCAGAACCTTCTTATCTGAGATTATTTTGGTTTAAGCACACTAACTTGAGTAGATTAGTAGTCTTATCGTCCATATATTTGTAAGTTTTTACCACAAGCTCTGAGTCACTGATAAACAAACATGCGCAGCCCTTAAAGTCTTTCTCACGCTTCTCGCCGAGTGAGCTATGATGTCACAGCCGGGCACATGCACGTCCTCCCCACTGACGTGTTCTTCATTGGACATTGTGCATCTTCAGTTTAAGCAGGTGTGAGATAAGCTGGAGCAAGATGGTGGATTAAAGATGTAATCCCCTTAGCCTAGTTAGAGTCCCTGTGTACTGTTTGTTTGGTGTTTCTCACGCAAACTATTGATTAAATTCAGACTGTTACCAGAAATCATTTGAGCAAACAGGATAACTGATATTTATTAATATTAATTCCTTTAAAAACACTTAAAACTCAAAACTTGTATTAAACATCATCTAAATCACCTCTTGGTTCTTTTTTACAGACTCGTGCACGATTATCATTCAAGAGGCGTCCGCCCACGAGGCAGCACAGGAGGTCGGCCGGAGAGGAGGTGGGCGCTGCTGGGAGTGACCGGTCACCATGTGAACCGCATGCGCCAAAAGAAAATGGGGACAAGGACCAGGTTTTTGACAACCTGATAGAGGAAGCTGAATACAGGCAGCTGGGTCGTCAGAAAGAAGCCGAAAACAAGGATGAGGACTGTGAAAAGATTGAGGCTGATGGAGCACAGAGTGACCCAGACGACAGGGGACATCCGGAACAGGAAGTGCAAAAAGTCAAGTGCACACAGGCTTTGGAGGAGGAACAGAAACCAGAAGCTGAGCAAATAAAGGATGATATTAAGACTGAAGTGGGGCAGACATCTTAGAGAAAGTGAACTGTGAATGTTTAcgttaaggaaaaaaaaaacaaaaaactaagtTATTCATTGCTTTGACTAAGAAAACTCCTCTTTAACAGTTAATCGGTCTCAAATGTCTTCATTACTGCTACTTTAAGGCCCTTTGTCCCCGTCTCCTGGCTGTTTATAGAACAGGTCTATGAGCACTGGAGTCAGGAGAAGCAGATGTTTTCTGCACATGGAAATGAGTACGACTGGTGAAGCTGGATCACGGGAGGTTTCTTTCATGTCCCACCATGTCTGCatgacaccttttttttttataacattcccttttttttaaacaaatcaaAGACTTTGTTTAGAGTGCATTTCCATTGAAGCGGTCTGTGCCACATATTCAGAACACTGAAAATACTGAATGCCGGGCTAGCAAAGGGCAAAATTACAAGTAGATCAGTTAAATGTTTGAAGATATATAAATGTCTGTTATCAAACAAAATCACTTTGAGTGAGATTATAAGCTTTGCTTAGTTGATGTACAGTATGTTATTGTATGTTTCAGCTTGTCTTGTATGCAGCCAAATATAAACCCCACAGTGCTACTGTATAGTAGCTAATGTCCTCAAAAAGGTTCAAATAAACTGCTTTCCCATTCTGTAAAGAACACCTAATATTACATGTTGTTTGAGTCAAACTTCAGGACAATACTGATGTACTTTGGGCTCGCCAAGGTTGCATTTTAAAAGGGGAGGTCATTCAATGAGATACATATGCAGATCAGAAAGCTGCTGTACAAATGAAAAAGTCTCATACAACTGATGTTTTGCTTTATTAGTGGCAGTTTGCGCACAATAAGAATTGTATTTGTGTTTGCAAAAGGCACAGGGTAGTCGATCAGACATCAAACACACTGAATGGTTTTAGAGAGAGCTGTAGCATAAATCATTTACTCTAGATTTACTGCCGATCGCTTTCTAATACTGTGTGTACCTGCAGAGCATTGCTGTCACCTGTCGGCCTCTGCTGGTAAATTATAACAgcagttattaaaaaaaaatacaaactacAATGTAGTTGATCAAATACCTTCATAGTTGTCTATAATCATACTTAATAAAGAAAATTATGTGTTCAACTCATGATTATGGCAGctttttaatgtaaaaatgtaaataaatacagaaatgatagagattatattatattatacagAAATACAGAGGCATTTGGACTGAATACCTGGACGGAGGCGATTTTCTCAACATATTAATGGTCATAGCTAAAGTAGTTATCACCTGTTGTCCGAGTTTGATTGCATATCGTGTAATTATGCAAATTTGAACAGCCTTTCGGACACATTACTAGGGGAAACTGGCTGACATGGGATACTGTAAAAAAAGCCCAGACGTTACGCTGCAGGTTGAGAAACAGCTGGGCTGTCTGTGAATGCCGGAGTTGTGTCATtattctttcacttttgttgcgCTTCTTGTTCTCGGCACCGCCTCCACTCAGACCAGTTAGTCAACTTAACCGAGACTTGGAAACAAACTCACTTGACACTTAAGAGGGGAAAAAGGTGTGGAAGAAGACAGTCGTTGCTTTGTCTAGAAGAAGATTTTTACCCAAGGTGTCGGCTCAGAAATGATGAAGACCCCCACCTGTTGTCTTTGAGAAACTTTGGACTCTTGGAGACGTTTGCGGTCAGAGTTTATTTCTCAGCATTAAGCCTGTCGGCGGAGGGAGCTTCCGGGTTCCCACCAGCATGGACATTGGGATAGAACTAAGAAATGTGGAGAACGAAGCAGCAACTTCGGTAAGATAATGACATAAATAAGATATGTCAAATATAATTCTCAGTTTCAGTAATCGTAGCCATGAGTGACACAAATAATTACTAGTTATTTTTAAAGTCAATTAATCCAATTCCCCTTTAATGTGCTGTGTGCCTTTGCATCAGTAATAGAAATCTGCTGCTTGTAGTTTTTACTGTAGACCACAGCAATAAGGAAAAGGTGTTATTTTGAGTTATTAAATAAGGAAGTCAGCTGGTGGGCAAGTCGGCAATAAACCTTAAGTTTAAAAAGCATGTGATTGTTTATAACCCTGTATAGATGTTGGGATGATGTTTGTCTAACGCTGGATAGAATCTCCTCCCATGTATACCTAAGCGCTTAAATAAAGCTCCATTCAAATCTTCAACTGTGTCTCTTTGTATCCTGGGAAGATAGTTTAATCTTTCTTATGATATCTGTTCAGTAATtcatcattttcttcttttctacTTTGATATTAGAGCAAACTTTCAACCTTTGAGCTTTAAGTCCTGGTAGTGTAAAACAAGCTGCTCTGTGATATCATCTTGGGTTGGTTATTCACgcaaattttttttatgttttatagattaaacaataataactcaataaactgtttttatttcttttcatggGGATATTTATTCACAGAAGATGGCAGATATTCCAGACGGCGTAAAAGTGAACGCTGACGACACAGAGACAGATGTGTTTCTGCCCGTACCGGTGAGCTTTTATCAATGTTGTGCTCTGCTGTTTGGTTTTATTCAGTTATTTTCAACATGTTCAACACACTAAGGTCAGCCCgcacatttatttttaaaagtatgACATTTCTATTCAGGTAATGAAGGTCATGTAGCTGCACTctttaaagagaaagaaacaacacaCTGTCCCACTGACAGATGATGCAATCCAATGATAGAAAGAAGAAGTGACACAGGCCtgttttgtcctttttcaggTTAGCAGTAATGGGGAGATACCAGGTGATGACCACAGAACAGGGGGTCTAAGGAATGGAGGAGATAGAAACAACACACGTCTGGAGGTACATAAGAAGCTCTTTGTTTGGTTATTGGTATAAAGGATAGTCTCCCCGCTGCTTTGACCTCTTGTAGTATCTAACTTGCTTCCTCACAGACTGCAGCCACATATtaacaattcaattttattatGCTTTTAGAATAGTTCTGTTTCCAGGATAAAGAAAGAACTGCGTGAGAAAGTCTTTTGGAAAGTCAGACTGTGGATGATTATCCTTTTCATCTTTGTCCTCATCATTGTGGTGATTCTCATCTCCCTCGCTTTGTGCTCAGGTAAATGATCTCTTGGTTTGTATCATGACTCCTGCTACGTTCTGCCAGATTAATTACTCTTTAAAAGCTTTATACATAAAAGCACAATTGAAATGTGAGTGTAAGTTATTTTGCAAAAGCACTGACTTTCAGGACTTTCAGACCTTTTGAAAATGCACTATTTACTGAttttaaggcttttttttttttttaacagtaatccatgatgatgaagatgaaaagTTTGACCCTTCGTTGTTTAAAATTCCTCAATATTTCAATGGAAGCTTCCAGATGCAAAATCTCTCTTTCACTGAGAGTGAAAAACCTGCAGAGCTCCAAAACAAGGTACAAGTAATTCCTGTCTGCATTTAAAACGATGTATTACACATTAACCTGTATGAAGAACTCACTGTATAGGCACAAAATAGCCTGTACAAAGATCTTTCTCACAATCACTCCATTATTAACATGCTATAATGTTCAAAAACATTACTTTTCTTGCACTGCACGTGGCTGCAGCCTCTCTTTTCACCTTCTGAAACTCTACTATGACTTCAGGCTAATTTGGCCTGGATTTTGACGTTCCCAGAAAGTAAAGCAACTTGTTAGAAGAAAGgggaaagatttaaaaaaaagcattttatcaACTTACTGACAGCTTACTAGATAAATGAACCAGTGTGCATAATTTAGTGACATCCAGCAGTAAAGTTGTGGATTTTCAACCAAGCAGGTATGAAAAAGTACAGAGTCTGAAAATAACCATCTTTATGTTTGTGTCTGCTGTAGTAACATCACAGGGTGAGGGGAGGGCACATTTAAAATACTCTTTCTGGCGCCATGATAACACagcaactcttcttttcttcactCTTTTCATGCAACTGAACACTAATGAAAGGAATTTAATTACTGTTTGACTTTTATATCAATAGATCCACCTAAATAATACACACTGATATcttaaaggctaaaaaaaaagcCTCCTGAAGATGCTTGTGTGTTATGTGTTTAATGGCAATATGAATGACTATGTTAAGAAGACAAGAGTAGGTTAAATATGTTTGCATTACATAGCGCTTTCCATTACAATAACAACACTGTGGTTACACTAAAAACATACAGTAAGCCTCATAGTAAAGCACCTTTAGTAAAGAATTACATAAGAATATAATCTCAATATCACAAACTTTTTACAGtaagcttaaaggggaactccggggcatttgaagcgcatttccattgctagaggttgtcaaatactgatagtaggacacagagaggtgcaaatcggcgctccctgtgtggagatcgcgctgttcgctcagcctgtcatgcgaggctaatacgtggtggctaggggcaagcgctaacccttccacgtaaaacaacaacttgcacactgcagaaacgtcacaccactttataaaccatgtgacaataaagtcacaagccttaccatcaaaaccatatgcatggttctcacattactggcatggggacgttacaaacaactttataaacagcatgtcactcaccggttagttgtacgctcgcgcatgtgaaagcccagaagagtcgatggacgataatcccatatacaaaacaattatcttctctagaaaaactgcgttcaagtatttaaaacattacaacaatacatgcccagtaatattgttgtaatgttttaaatacttgaactgGGTGACTTAATCTTGTAATGACGACTGTTTGATAATATTATATTCATGATATAATTtaagtgaaagaaaaaactggAAGAATGTTTTTACAGAGAATACAAATTGAATGTTTTTGAGAGCAGACTGAAGCTCTCAGTAAATGAAAAGTCTATCACTCATTGTTTGCTTGTGCATTTTTCTACCTGCCACACCCAGCTGGCCGAGCTCTACAGATCCTCTC encodes:
- the c15h3orf52 gene encoding TPA-induced transmembrane protein isoform X1 → MDIGIELRNVENEAATSKMADIPDGVKVNADDTETDVFLPVPVSSNGEIPGDDHRTGGLRNGGDRNNTRLENSSVSRIKKELREKVFWKVRLWMIILFIFVLIIVVILISLALCSVIHDDEDEKFDPSLFKIPQYFNGSFQMQNLSFTESEKPAELQNKLAELYRSSPALGRYFSKAELHAARNDSVVIEYELTFVLPEEQQEELRNFTLSREMVYNVFRQFLYEQEPLESGMTYIDPVSLKMSSAN
- the LOC142388032 gene encoding capZ-interacting protein isoform X2 gives rise to the protein MEDSPSKPSVAELAGKLKGHIHPMPNSNDESPFRRRPPCSLKLQNQTHDNGESDKSISSSPFKTKTKNSTNIGKLQANLALSPTALLPSPKSPELKLQPAPLSPTTPCSPLSPTLRLPHQSSEEEDPISFDSPPEGTPLPSFNKTRARLSFKRRPPTRQHRRSAGEEVGAAGSDRSPCEPHAPKENGDKDQVFDNLIEEAEYRQLGRQKEAENKDEDCEKIEADGAQSDPDDRGHPEQEVQKVKCTQALEEEQKPEAEQIKDDIKTEVGQTS
- the c15h3orf52 gene encoding TPA-induced transmembrane protein isoform X2; protein product: MDIGIELRNVENEAATSMADIPDGVKVNADDTETDVFLPVPVSSNGEIPGDDHRTGGLRNGGDRNNTRLENSSVSRIKKELREKVFWKVRLWMIILFIFVLIIVVILISLALCSVIHDDEDEKFDPSLFKIPQYFNGSFQMQNLSFTESEKPAELQNKLAELYRSSPALGRYFSKAELHAARNDSVVIEYELTFVLPEEQQEELRNFTLSREMVYNVFRQFLYEQEPLESGMTYIDPVSLKMSSAN
- the LOC142388032 gene encoding capZ-interacting protein isoform X1, with the translated sequence MEKDSPSKPSVAELAGKLKGHIHPMPNSNDESPFRRRPPCSLKLQNQTHDNGESDKSISSSPFKTKTKNSTNIGKLQANLALSPTALLPSPKSPELKLQPAPLSPTTPCSPLSPTLRLPHQSSEEEDPISFDSPPEGTPLPSFNKTRARLSFKRRPPTRQHRRSAGEEVGAAGSDRSPCEPHAPKENGDKDQVFDNLIEEAEYRQLGRQKEAENKDEDCEKIEADGAQSDPDDRGHPEQEVQKVKCTQALEEEQKPEAEQIKDDIKTEVGQTS